GTTATAGCAAATTGAATCATCCTAAACAACAGAAGCAACCTCAAGATGAGTATCAGTTTTAAGTTTGCGAGACTCAAGCACGCTCCTCGTTGCTTCTATAACCGCCTGCCCATTCACATAGTGCTGGCGGCAGACCGGCATGTAAACATCAGCCCCTCCAATCAGTTCAGTCCGCGTCTCCTCCGTCTTCCTCAATGTGAAGAAAGCCTTTTTGCCACAGAGCTCACATCGAGCTGTCAACTTCGTTACAGTGTCTGCTAGGGGTATTACGTCGAGCACAGAACCAAAGCTTCTTCTGCAAATcccaaacaaaattcaaatcatCAACCAGTCAGTCATATAAGAAAATGTCGGTGGATGAATCGTGCATGTAGGATCTGTACCTTAAGTAATCACCGTCCAGGCCAGCGACAATCACTGTTTTGCCATCGAGATCTGCGGCCGTGCAGCAGAAATCGTACAAATCTTCGAAAAATTGGGCCTCGTCGATGCCGATGACATCCAGCTGCGGTCAACACGATGCACAAACATAAGGAATTTGTCGCGGATGAGGAGTGGAAAGAATAATTTAAAATCTACCTTTTCATAGGCATCATCGCCGAATCTCTGACGGAACGACATCAGATTTGGCAGTGCCCAGCACGGGAATTTCACTCCGTCGTGCGTTACAACTGAATCTTTCGCATATCTTGTATCTTTACTGGATTTTATCATCGCCACGTTTctgaaaatttcaaaaagaaaagggcgtctcaaattgcacactaAAACTACAATTAATCGGATTTCACTAAGTATAAATAGAATATTACCTGCCGTCGCTACCTTCCGATTTGATCCTACGGAGAAGGGCTGTGGTTTTTCCGGCGAACATCGGGCCAACAATGACGTGAACCTCCCCAGAAGTACGGTGATAAGAACTAATTCGAGCGGCACCACCGGCGGTCGTCGAATTGAAGCAAATCGAAGACTTCAACGAAGCCATGGCCTTATCAGGGATCGAAACTAGGGCTAGAAAGGCAAGAAATTAGCCTATGAAGGgaagaaaatttgaaatctACCTTGGCGGGATCTCAGAGATGGGGAGCGTTCCATCTCAACTTCTGTGATTTATAGGAGAGGAGAAGCGGGTGCTCGTGTTGGATCTGGAATTCTGGTTTTTGAAAAATTCGGAGGGAAGAATTGAATTTAAGaatttggagggagagagaACGCCCAAAGATTGtctcgtacgctaaagatgacGGGAGAGAGAACTCCCAAAGATTGTCTCGTACGCTAACGATGGCGGCGCGTAACGGGACAGCGTGAGTAACGGCGTCAATTGACGGTTACACGTGTATTACGTGGCACCGATCTTTCTCcctctttcaaatttcaatttctgTTTATGGGCTCAAAGATACATATCCTTCGTTGGATTGGAATACAAGGAAATGAAATGATTGGTTTGATTAGAATCAAAAGGTGGAGACGCATTGTATTTTATGCGTTGCATGTGAAGGATGAAGCAGTCTCATAGTAGCCGTTTGGCTACGCGTTTCACGCCGTCAAAACGCACAAATTCGCGTTGTAACCATGGTTTTTGGAATTTCACCTGTTTGGATATGGGTTCCATCTCGAATGAACGGAGTTCAAAAAAACGGAGTTTCACTTAACAAAACACGGACTTCGACGTCAAAACAAAAGAAGTATTTACCTTTTTGCCatcatcctctctctctcacgtCTTGCCTGAGCTCTCCTCGCCATTTTCCGGCTCATCATTTTTAAACCAGATGGTGCAAAAAGCAAATCACACGATCAAATTCGGACGGAGACACAGTCGCTGATCACTGGTTTATTCTGTCCTCCTCTAATCTTGCCGTTGTTTATGGGTTTATTGTGGATTCTATCTCCAATTTTTCCGATGAATCCATAGCTGCTGATCATGAAGATCTATGCACCAACTAGTAGATCTGAGTCGAGATTGCACCGATGCATGCACCAATCcttgggttttgattttgttttatattcaaTACACTCAtactaaattaaatttaattcgTATTCAATACAATAAACTGCAATatgttcctttcaaaaaaaaaaatgggtatttgataatttgatatacaatatattaataaattaaccacaataataatttatttttataaaatatttattcataataaaaataaattaattattaaaaaatatttaaaatacttTAATGtatctttcaaaaaaatataatataatattataatgtaatatattatattataattattataatatatgttgaattgtctcacatcaaattaaatcaattattttattttagattaatgtataaGGTAAACGttgagtgattttatattaatattattagtcatctaatataactgtaatttagatacgccaaacgcacctcacagtaccgcaccacagttttaaaactAATGTgccaaacagtttttgcgtttcaactcacctcacagcaccacagttttataactcacagcaccacacaaCATTCCCAAACAGGCCCATAATCACATTCCCAACTAGTGGCAGGCTGGAGGCCGACCATCTGCCCCACTATGCCCAGTCCATTCCAGATACAGTAACCAAGGGTTCAGATTTAATTTGGCCACTGAAAATACCAAAATGACCTCACTTACCACCACATTGTCATGACATTGGCTCCATGACTGAAGGGTATAAAAGGAACTGAAATTTTCACAACTGTAATGGAAAAAATAGCTGGAGCGTTCATGCCCAGCTAGCCAGTGGAGAGACCAAATGTACCTTTTGTGATGTGCACAAAGAGAAAGATGCTGCATTTGCTAGTTAATTATATTccctaaaaaaactaaaatactaTCAATCTCGACTTAATCCCATTGCTGGTCtctcaaaaatgtaaaaaacatTGAAGAAAAACCGTCTTCCAAATTTACTTGTTTTTCTATCTCAACTATCTCAAATGATGAGATGAAcatacacgatttcatatggattatGTGAGACCTATGATTTTTACATGAAACATGTGCATTAATTTTAACGTTTGGGataaggacaaaaaaaatattgagatgcTTAGCATTTTCGAAATGATGTTAGAGGAGATGTCATGATCCACAATAATTTatgaatgaaacaaaaaaaacaatctaGTAATCAATGCAATTGTGGCATGAACACAGCCATCTGACATGTGAGATTTTTGCAGTATATGATTCAACTGGATAGAAGCGAAGTGTGACAATGTTTTGACACCTTTTGCTTTGGGACATGGTACTTGACAAAAATAGACGGATTACCAAATTAGGGATACAAGCATGAGAGTCAACATTAAAACTAAAAGAGTGTCATATAAGTTACCCTAACATAACAATTCATTTTTCACACTTTTGGGTTCTTAAGATCAATATGTATTTTAGCAAAACCAATACGTCAAATATAAATACACACTAGTCACGTGTCGAGTTTTGACCCAATATATCTTGTTGTCatatgagaaatttatgtgagCGCAGGTTTAATGACTCGAGTTTATATTCATATTAGAcaaaaattctcttatgcggatgTCCGCAACTTAATAACTTGCGCACTCcattttttaagtgtttttaaaaatgaaatgacaagtgaggtCCATTACTTTGGGtctcatatgtttcaaatcaatggtaatattgaggtgcgtaagttaatataacttgcgggtatccgcataagagaattatCGTCATATTAGATATCCAAAGAACAAACTTATGTGGTGTTATTctcgaataaaaaaaatgtacataCATTGTAACATttgaatattataatatataagaGGATATAATTAAGTTCTAGGGCTTACCATATATGGTGATGGGAGAGCCACGAAAAGCATAACAATTTAACAAATACAAGCATTGGTTGGTAATTCTTTCCATAATAGGTAGTGCATTAGGTACGTGCCGTCTGTGTAAACTTAAAACAAACAACACCACTCATATGAGTGCATCACAGTCGTAAATCACTACATCAAATCTTAACAATGCATGCTTGATAATCATCAGATTTTATTTGTGGCCAATGCTGGATCGATCATGGGGAGGAGAATAAAGACGGGTGTCACAGTATTATATCGAATGGTTGATATTTCATATTTGGAGTAGAAGGAGTGGCCCCCACGGACATGGGTGTGTTTGAATCCATTTGGAAAATACCCCTTACATACATATGGATCAAATGGAGGAGGATAAATAAACCCACCCTTCACAATTTTATTATCTTATAATGCAAAAAAGACacgaaagaagagaaaattaaaaatcacgcacatcttactttttttattcgattttattacaatttattttctattattttttttggaaaaaaaggaaaataaacttTCTTCCATTTTCATAGTCTCTATATATTCCTCACACCAGACAACTAAAAACCTTCTCTGCTCAGGAGCCATTTCTCTATAAAACTAATGTTATACTTTGTTTGATAACAGAAATTTGCGTTTGGCAATCAAATTGAAATACATAGTTGAAAGTAGAGTGGAATTGTCTAAGAGGGCATATCTGTAGAGGAGGATGAGCATGCCCCCTGTTATTATTATTCTGCCGCCTCCCAGatcttattagtttttttttttgcgagaTTTGGCATCTGGGTTTTTCTCCAATCGGTGCGTTGGGATTCTGGATTTGGATATCGATCTTTGcagtttcttttaaattttggaACTCGATGAATTTTgcgattgattttattttattttatttttttctggggttcctttgttttgatttttgttttcggTCTCAGGTGTGGTTAATTCTCGGTCGCTTGGTTGATCAGAGCAAAGATCTGTGATTTCTAGATTGAATCCAAGAATTTTTAGTTTTGTGCCAAACATACCAAGCTTGTGTTTCTCTTAACTAGCTAAGAAGGTATAGTATCATGTTACCTGCTTAAGAGGTATTGATTATGTAATGCTATTCTGCAGTAGAGATGTTTATGATCCATCGTCcacatttttattgttcttcttCAGTAGAGATGTTCTTCTGCTGTTGATATAGAATTGGGTTTTATTATTGATCAGGATCCGCTGCCAAATATCTTTATCGCATTGACGCTGTGTCTGATtgtttaaaaagagaaaaagttaTGCCTTTTGTTTTCAATCGACTAATAGTATTGCTCTGCATTTGCTGACCTATGAAGTTGATAATTCATTTCTTTCTGGCATGTAGAAACGATGCAATCTGACAATGGCAAGCTGTTCATTGGTGGCATTTCTTGGGACACCGATGAAGAGAGCCTCAAGGAGTACTTCAGTACTTTTGGGGAGGTGGTGGAGGCAGTGATAATGAAGGATCGGACCACAGGACGTGCCCGTGGTTTTGGTTTTGTAGTCTTTGCTGACCCAGCTGTTGCAGAGAAAGTCATTAAGGAGAAGCACAACATTGATGGCAGGATGGTATGTTGGTCTGAACTACACTTGAAGTATACTTTTCAGATTCTAAAACACCGTGACTGATTTGTCAGTGATGGTTTTGTTTGATGTTACAAGAAACTTAAGGAAAGTTTCGCTTCCTGATCAGACTGAAGAGTCGTAAACTGCGGGAATTCATTTTAGTATTGATACTGTAGTCAATGAAATTCAAATTAGAGCACGAGTAAATCACCATTTTTGCTTCTGAACTGTTTATGTCCATATGATAATGCTAGTATTATTTTGCAATTTTATCGAGTTCATGGTGTTCATATATCTTTTGTTGTTTGAGCCCGGTCTTAACCAGCAAGTTCCCTATTAGGTTGAGGCGAAAAAGGCTGTTCCTAGGGATGATCAGAACATTCTGAGTAGGAGCAGTGGTAGCATCCATGGTTCTCCTGGTCCAGGTCGCACAAGAAAGATATTTGTAGGAGGTTTAGCATCCACAGTCACAGAGAATGATTTTAAGAAATACTTTGATCAGTTTGGAACGATTACCGATGTTGTGGTGATGTATGATCACACCACTCAGCGGCCTAGAGGCTTCGGTTTTATTACTTATGACACGGAGGAGGCAGTGGACAAAGTGCTAATGAAGACCTTCCATGAACTGAATGGCAAGATGGTTGAGGTTAAGCGCGCAGTTCCAAAAGAGTTGTCCCCTGGTCCCAGTCGCAGCCCACTAGGAGTTGGTGGGTATAACTATGGTCTGAATAGGGTCAATAGCTTCCTTAATGGTTACACTCAGGGATATACTCCAACTACAGCTGGGGGCTATGGGCTTAGGATGGATGGTAGATTCAGTCCAGTTGCTGGTGATAGAGGTGGCTTTCCCCCATTTGGTTCTGGTTATGGAATTGGCATGAATTTTGAGCCTGGATTGAGCCCGACCTATGGAGCAAGTGCCAATTTTAGTAATAATTTCAGCTATGGAAGGGGTTTGAGCCCTTACTATATTGGCAATACAAGTAGATATGGTAGTCCTATTGGATATGATGGAGGTAATGGAGGAAATACTTCATTTTTCAGCTCAGTTACTAGGAATTTGTGGGGGAATGGGGGGCGTAATTACAGCACGAACTCTGGAAGTTCCAGTGCATATATAGGATCTGGAAGTGGGAGTATTGGAGGAAGTGGCTTTGGAAACAGTGGAGTTAATTGGGGTTCTTCTGGCATTTCCGCTCAAGGAGGAGGAGCTAATGTTTCTAGCAACAGTGCAAATTTTGGGTATGGAGGTGGTGATAATAGCTTTGGTTCGGGAACAGGAGGGTATGGAAGAAACACAGGAAATAGTGCAGTGCCAACATCGTCCTATGCTGCTTCAAACGGTGGTTTCGATGGAGCCTTTGCAGACCTTTATGGTGGAGGTTCAGATTATGGTGACCCCACCTGGTGATCATCGAATTCTGATCGAGATGGATCTGGTTCCTTTGGTTATGGGCTCAGTAATGCAACTTCTGATCTTCCAGTTAAAACTTCCCCTGGTTATGTTGGTGATTATAGTATCAATAAGAGACAGCCAAATAGAGGTAACAGCTTTTTCTTCGAGAAATTCATTTAATTACCAGCTCATTTTTGTTGAGATCTCTTCCCAAAATCATTCAATTATAAGAAAAGAAATGGTTGCTAAAGTATTGAAGTAAATAGTTCAGAgtgcagatttttttttatcagtttCAGAGTGCAGACTTCACACTACATGCATGTGAATTCTTGGTTTTGCATCTTCTTTTTAATATTATGTCAGGAGCTCTCAGATTGCGCCTTTGTGTTCAACCTCTATATCAGGAACCTGTTTCTTGTTCTCTGATGATATCTTTTGTAAAAAATCATTTGTGGTTAGGACTTGTCAGATTGGCAATACTTTTTGATGACTATATAGTAGATATGGTATTGAAAGATGATCTTTTGACTCAACCATGTTTGTTTTGGTGGGATCAATATGAAGGATGAACATTTAGTAAACATTCAAACGTAATGAGATCTTGGTTAGTTGAAATAACTGGATGGACTGTTGTTGATACGTGTCTTCCTTTTTGGATCATATTGACCTAGTCTCCTCGCATTTTGTTCCTTGGGTCAGTATTGTTTCTCAATCATGCATGGTAGAGTCCGACTCAGTATCTGTCCTGTAGTGTCTGCGACTTGTAAAGGTGCCCTCTCTACCTTAACTTGTATGGCAAACAAGTGAATGGGAGTGGAAATTCGACTGtatctttttattgttgttttgcAATGCATGATGTCATTCAGAATGGCTTGACACTCCTCTATTGAAAAGAATATGTCACTGCTCTGCTTTTGTAGATTTATATGTTCTAACTTGCTGGcagattttcttggttttgatGTTGTTTCTGCATGCACAACTCGCAGGTACAATGTTGATATAGTGAATCAGAAATGAGCTTATTCGTGCACTCAAATTAGAAAAGTGAAATGATCTAAAGTCCCTTTTTATTTAGTTTCATTTTGTCACAACGAAAGTGTTATCTTGAATGTTGCTCTCAGATTTGGTTGAATTTGTTCATGAGAATTGCATGCTTCTATCTTGAATCTCAAAAGAAATGTCAGCATGTTCATCAATATGATGGGACTTTCCTGAATTCACATCTGTTTGTGCCGTTATAGTGTGACAGGGTTATGTGATAGATAGGATGCATAGGGAAAAATTTGGAATGTATTAAAGTATTTGTAAATAGAGATGTGATAACAGAGGTACAAGAAATACACCGAGGTGACAATTAATAAAGATATGTTGAACAATTAAGATAGGAATTCAATCGAGTGTTTGAGGTTTTGAGCTTGTCAATTCAGTTTTCTTGTAGAGTGCAAGTTTTAACTGCTTACAATAGTATATATTAGCTTGCATAGATTTGAAGTTACATCATGAATTCTCTTACAATTGAGAAAAAGCAGCAATTACCCTCCAGAAAACGAGTAAGAACAATAGTTCTGTCCTAATCCCTGCTTCAAAGTACTGATTTGGGAATTGAGATGACTAGAGGAAGCATCTTGTCTTTGATATGGACTTCTATACTTCTAAACAGAAGATGATTCTTGAATGCTATTCTTAAGGTTTTATCTAGTTTAGTGGCTTGTCTTTGTATGTGTGGGGGTTAGGCTAACTGGCTAAGTACATTTTCCATTCCTAGACCTTGCCACTGAATGTTAACTCTACTCTTGAATTGTACTCGAGTTCTCACCCGGCTAAAAGATATGGTTGTTGTAGCTCGTTACCTTCAGGTGGCCAAGGAAATGGCTGTGGTGTAGATGTGTTTTTGTTTGGTGTTTAAAGTCGTGATTCTATACTATCcgctcctttttcttttccagtcCTTTTTAAGCTCTGCTAGATTTATTCGTGCTACTTATAGCTACTTGACGCATGTTTTTACGTTGAATTAGTTATGAGTCATGCTTCTAATACTAATTTGTTATCGTTCTTATCTCTTGATCCAGGAATTGCTGCCTAGGAGGCATTTTGGTCATCTCGACATTGTAGGTGAATATAAATCCGGCGAAGCAGGTGAACTGTGAATTTTGAACACCCCCTATTAATACATATCTGTTAAACGAAGTTGGTTTATCTAGAGCTAACTGGAGTGTCTCTTGAAGAATTAAAATTTTAGGGATAGACTCTACAAGTGATTGATTTTGTATCAAGGCTTGAGTTTTGGGTTACTTTTTAGGTTTTGGTTTTTCCtgttattctttttttcttattgaGTGAGATGTAGAATCAGATTGCGGGATATAGTCGGAAAATGTATCATGCATCTAAGATATAgacttgttttttgtttttgccctAGAATTTGATGGTCCTGTAAGTTGTGAATTCTTGTCAGATAAAACTTGGTTTTTTCTGTCCCCCATTATCTGGGTTTGTTTTTTTCCAGCAGATTGTAACCGATGATGAGGTTATTGTTGATTTTACTAGTGAGTGAGAACATTGAAGGGATACCCATCTAAACTTctaaagtgcccaaaaagttaCCACATTTTCTGATTCTTTTACAATTGGAGGGTTTTATTGAACAGCTTTGTTAGCTTCTGAAATGGATGTTTCAACTTATATATTTTCTTGCTTGGCTGACAAAATGGCATTGTCATGTCGATGCTCTAGTTCAATCGATACATCATGCATTCGTTGCATATTACACTGTAATTAGCATACCTGATTATTCtggttttgtgttttactgTTTATTTTTGCATAGCATGCACATTCTTGTATGGGTTCAAGTGTTGAGAAATCAATTAGTTTGAAATTATTTGCAAGGGTTGTTAGGGAGTCGGGTTTAGGTAGCTGTTTGTTGGCAgctaaaaacaaaaatgtgactTACATTTTTTTCCCAACCTACAGTCTTGAACACCCAAATATGAAATGTGAGGTGGACTTGTGTGGTCAAGAACTCATCAATTAGTTACCTAAAAAAAGATAGACTAAACCTTTCCACTCAAAAGGGAAACGTCTTATCTGTTACACCTCAGTAGGAGGCAAGAAGCCGCAGCTTCCTTTTATATTTGGTTAAGTAATCCTTAACTATTGTCTTTAACGGGGCACTTGT
This genomic stretch from Tripterygium wilfordii isolate XIE 37 chromosome 22, ASM1340144v1, whole genome shotgun sequence harbors:
- the LOC119990637 gene encoding thymidine kinase a; protein product: MASLKSSICFNSTTAGGAARISSYHRTSGEVHVIVGPMFAGKTTALLRRIKSEGSDGRNVAMIKSSKDTRYAKDSVVTHDGVKFPCWALPNLMSFRQRFGDDAYEKLDVIGIDEAQFFEDLYDFCCTAADLDGKTVIVAGLDGDYLRRSFGSVLDVIPLADTVTKLTARCELCGKKAFFTLRKTEETRTELIGGADVYMPVCRQHYVNGQAVIEATRSVLESRKLKTDTHLEVASVV
- the LOC119991693 gene encoding heterogeneous nuclear ribonucleoprotein 1-like, with amino-acid sequence MQSDNGKLFIGGISWDTDEESLKEYFSTFGEVVEAVIMKDRTTGRARGFGFVVFADPAVAEKVIKEKHNIDGRMVEAKKAVPRDDQNILSRSSGSIHGSPGPGRTRKIFVGGLASTVTENDFKKYFDQFGTITDVVVMYDHTTQRPRGFGFITYDTEEAVDKVLMKTFHELNGKMVEVKRAVPKELSPGPSRSPLGVGGYNYGLNRVNSFLNGYTQGYTPTTAGGYGLRMDGRFSPVAGDRGGFPPFGSGYGIGMNFEPGLSPTYGASANFSNNFSYGRGLSPYYIGNTSRYGSPIGYDGGNGGNTSFFSSVTRNLWGNGGRNYSTNSGSSSAYIGSGSGSIGGSGFGNSGVNWGSSGISAQGGGANVSSNSANFGYGGGDNSFGSGTGGYGRNTGNSAVPTSSYAASNGGFDGAFADLYGGGSDYGDPTW